In Nitrosopumilus sp., the genomic stretch ATAATCCCACCACATTTACAATTACACTGCCAAAAACTGCTGGATCCTCCTCCTGAACTCTTTTTAGAATCTGTTTGGTAATCAAAATAATGGGGTTTTTATCCAATTTCAAAAAAGATCTCCAAAATGAAAAAAGAAAAAAGGCTGCCCAAATCAACGGCAAACATCTCAAAGAACTGTTAAAAAAATTCAAAGAAGAAAGAGATAGAATAGAAGAAGAAACTGGAGTGAGACCTCAAATTGATGACACAACACAAATGTTTATGCAAAAAATTCTAAATGTGTGGATTGATGAAGGAAAAGAAATCGATGAGGAAAAATTCTGGTTAGAAGTTGACTATAATAGACAATTCTCTCATCCTGTGGAGTACTATGAAAAATCACATTAGGATTATCTCTTTTACAATATGTTTATTTTGATATGAAAATCACAACTCTCAAGTGAAATAATTGGATAAAGAATGGCTACGTGTAAAAAGCGGTAGAAGTAAAGGCTGCAAGGATTGTATTGCTCATAGATGTATGCCAACTAGTTGTAATTGCGATTGTCATAAATGAAATTTTACACATTTGATTTATCTTAAAATCAAACCTATGTCCATTAGATTTGTATGTGTAAAGTTTGTAACGATGTTTCCTTTCTGCTTTTGAAAGAATCTTCCTGAATCACTGTTTTTGAGAAATTCCTTCATCACATCCAAATCAACTTTGATGTTCTCTGTGATTGCTCCTGCAAAGATTGAATTTCCGTCTATTCCATCTGTCCCCATAGACGCTATGATGATTTTTTTTGCCTTTTGAGTGTTTTTTAATAGTCTTAAAACTAATTCTTGATTTCTACCACCCGTTCCCTTTCCAAGAACTTTTACGGTTGGTTCACCTCCAAAAATCAAACAAGTATTTTGTTCATATGAAATGTTTTCAAGTATTTTTGGAACTATCTCTTTGATGTCTCCAAAAATTTGCATTGTTGAGACTTTGTATCCTATCTCATCAGCTTTCTTTTGCATTGCTTGCAGGCAATCATTATTGTTTGCAATGATGTAATTTTCAATTTGTGCTTTTTTTGGAGTTTCACACCTTTTTTCATTTGATCTCTTTTCTAAAATCTGCAAGACCTCCGTTGGAATTTTCCATCTGATTTTATATTTATCAATAATTTCTAATGCATCTGCATAAGTTGTATCATCCATGTATGTTGTACCTGACGCAATGGATGAAAGATCATCACCTTCAACATCAGACATCACCAAACTAATCCCGTGGCATTTCATGTTTTCAATTAGCTTTCCCCCTTTAATTTTTGAGAGATGTTTTCTGATGCAATTGAACTCTTGAATTGTCACTCCTGTTTTCAACAGCAAATTTGTAACATGAATTTTATCATCCAATGTAATTTCATCTGGCATTGCAAGAAGCGAAGAACCACCTCCAGACACAAGAAAAATTATTAATTCGTCACTTCGCTTATTTTGGACAAATTTCATAACCTCTTTTGCTGCTTTTACGCTTGTTTTATCAGGTTGTGGATGTCTGGAATTGAAAATTTGAAATTTTTTTCCTTTAATTTTGGCTTTGGAACCTTTGGGAATTACTATTATTCCGCTTTTGATGGGTATTATTGCATTCAATGCCCGGGTCATAGAATCTCCAGCTTTTCCAAATGCTACGGAATAGATGTTTGAATATTTCTCAACATTGATCACTTTGCCTTTGATCCTAATTTCATTGGGCGTAACATATTTTGTAATGATATTTTTAGGATCTGCTGCTTGAAGACCTGCCTCTAAAATTTCCAGGCAATCTTTTTTCTTCTCAGTGGTTGCCAATTCTCTGAAATTTTGTATAATCACACCAATTCTCAATAATGCAAGATATAATAATAATCAATGATGCCTTTGATTTATGCACACAGTACGCATTCCAAAAGTTATCAACTTTGGAGAAAACGCACTTGGTGAAACAGAGTATCCAAAAAATGCCCTGATTGTAACAACCGTTCCGCCAGAACTTTCTGACAAATGGTTAGCAAAAATGGGAATTCAGGATTATATGTTGTATGATCAAGTGAAACCTGAACCATCAATTGAAGATGTCAATACTGTGATTTCACAATTCAAAGACAAAAATCCATCCGTCTTAATCGGCCTAGGTGGTGGAAGTTCAATGGATGTAGTAAAATATGCTGCACCTGAGATGAAAAAAGAAAAAATCTTAATTCCAACTACTTTTGGAACTGGAGCTGAAATGACAACTTATTGTGTTCTAAAATTTGATGGAAAAAAGAAACTGTTACGTGAAGATAGATTTTTAGCTGACATGGCTGTAGTCGATTCATATTTTATGGATGGTACTCCGGAACAGGTCATCAAAAATTCTGTCTGTGATGCATGTGCTCAAGCTACTGAAGGCTATGATAGCAAGCTCGGTAATGACTTGACTAGAACTCTCTGTAACCAAGCATTTGAGATTCTTTATGATGCAATAATGAACGACAAACCTGAAAACTACCCATACGGTTCAATGTTATCTGGAATGGGATTTGGTAATTGCTCTACTACACTTGGACATGCTTTGTCCTATGTATTCTCAAATGAAGGAGTGCCTCATGGTTATTCCTTATCTTCTTGTACTACAGTTGCTCACAAGCATAACAAGTCAATCTTTTATGATCGATTCAAAGAAGCTATGGAAAAACTTGGTTTTGATAAATTAGAACTCAAAGCTGATGTTTCAGAAGCTGCAGACGTCGTAATGACCGATAGAGGACATTTAGATCCAAACCCAATTCCAATATCCAAAGAAGACGTCATAAAATGTCTTGAAGACATCAAATCAGGTAATTTGTAAAAAATTCAAAATTTTTTACCTTTTTTCTATTTTATTGATTAACTGCGAAATTGGCAGCTTGATGAAACTTTTTATGCTAATACTCTAAGGTAATTATACTTGGCTTCAAAGAAACTCAAATTTGGCATTCAAAACGGATTAAATGTCGCAAGAGCCGGATATACTGAGGACCAAATCTTAACGGCTTGCATGCTGGCTGATAAAACTGGCTATGATTCAATTTTCTACATGGATCATACGAATGTCCCACAATGGAAAAACGCTACAGTGCTCGATCCATGGGTCATGCTTTCTGCAATAGCTGCAGTTACAAATAATGTTGAATTGGGAACTTGTGTTACAGATGCAATTAGAAGACACCCATCAAATATCGCATTAGCCGCAATTACTCTTGATAGAGTTTCAAAAGGCCGAGCAATACTTGGTATAGGCGCAGGTGAGGCACAAAATCTAAAAGAATTCTGCATTCCATTTGAAAAACCTGTTTCAAAATGGGAAGAGCAAATTGAAGTTATTCATACATTATACAATTCCACTCCCGACAATACTGTTGATTACACTGGAAAATATTATCAACTAGAAGGTGCGTGCTTACAAGCCCCTCCAATTAGAAAACCACGTCCTCCAACTTACATGGCATCAGGCGGCAAGAGAACTTTGGAATTAACAGGAAAACTAGGCGATGGATGGCTTCCAATTGGTTATACTCCTGAACTCTTTGAAGATCACAAAAAACAAATCGAATCATCCATGGATAAGAACAATCGTACTCAAGAAGAAAAAGACAACTTCCAAATGGCTTTAGATATTGATGTGTACTTTTCTGAGGATGCAGAAGAATCCTGGGCTAAAATGAAAGAAGCTGTAAAAGTTAGTTTATTCAAACCCGAAGTATTGCGAGTTCATGGATTAAAAGAAATTGAAGGATTTGATTTTGTTAAATACTTTACAGAATATTCAATGTCTGATCAAAGTTGGATTGTAAAGATGAGGGAAGCAGCTACAAAAATTCCTGACAAAATTGCACGTTCCTCCACTGCCGTTGGAACCCCTGAAGATATCATTCCCACATTTGAGCGATTTATGGAGGCAGGTGTCAATCACTTTGTTATAAGATTCTGGGGTAAGAACTACTTTGGTTCTATAGATAAATTTGCAAGTCATGTAATGCCTGCACTTAGAGAAAAAGCCAAACAATAAGGCGTCTATTCTATAACGTACAGAAAATCATTTACTCTACTTGTTTTTATGATGTATGATGGATGACGAACTACCCGAGTCTCTAAAAAAATATCTTGACATTTTAGATGAAAATGTAGAAATTTTGGCAAATCTTGAATTTGATTTAGATGATGAACTGGAAGACGAATTGACTCCAAACATGGGACTCCACAATCTTTATGATATGACTGAAGATGTTGCCCAATCTGCACGACTCAAACGTGCTGAATCTAATTTTTCACGAAGACAAGCCGAAGATTCTTTATGATTTGTGTGGTCTTTTGTTTTTTGCTTTTGTAAATGCCTTTGCTCTCCGTTTGTTTTTCTGCTTTTCTAATCTTTTTCTAGTACGTTCAGTTGCATTTGTTGAGCCCTGAATGATTTTTGTCTTACTTCCGTCTCTTAACATGATCTCTTTTCCTTTGAATCTGAATTCAACATCTCTGCATTTAACATAGTATTTTTTCAGACAAAAAAATATCCTATTGTTTGTCCCATGCATGTCTTTGACCTCTTTTGATTTTTTTAATTCATTGAGTATATTTCGAAGTAAACCTTTGTCAATTTCTGTAATTCTATGAATTTCTCGGAACCAAATGAATCTCGATTCAGATCCCCACTCCTCTAACAGTTCTAATACTTTCTGAGTGGCATTTTCTTGTTCCTCGTTGATTTCATTCATGTCTTTTCTTTTAAACTCCTAAATTTAGCAATTTAC encodes the following:
- a CDS encoding DUF4147 domain-containing protein, translated to MIIQNFRELATTEKKKDCLEILEAGLQAADPKNIITKYVTPNEIRIKGKVINVEKYSNIYSVAFGKAGDSMTRALNAIIPIKSGIIVIPKGSKAKIKGKKFQIFNSRHPQPDKTSVKAAKEVMKFVQNKRSDELIIFLVSGGGSSLLAMPDEITLDDKIHVTNLLLKTGVTIQEFNCIRKHLSKIKGGKLIENMKCHGISLVMSDVEGDDLSSIASGTTYMDDTTYADALEIIDKYKIRWKIPTEVLQILEKRSNEKRCETPKKAQIENYIIANNNDCLQAMQKKADEIGYKVSTMQIFGDIKEIVPKILENISYEQNTCLIFGGEPTVKVLGKGTGGRNQELVLRLLKNTQKAKKIIIASMGTDGIDGNSIFAGAITENIKVDLDVMKEFLKNSDSGRFFQKQKGNIVTNFTHTNLMDIGLILR
- a CDS encoding iron-containing alcohol dehydrogenase, which produces MHTVRIPKVINFGENALGETEYPKNALIVTTVPPELSDKWLAKMGIQDYMLYDQVKPEPSIEDVNTVISQFKDKNPSVLIGLGGGSSMDVVKYAAPEMKKEKILIPTTFGTGAEMTTYCVLKFDGKKKLLREDRFLADMAVVDSYFMDGTPEQVIKNSVCDACAQATEGYDSKLGNDLTRTLCNQAFEILYDAIMNDKPENYPYGSMLSGMGFGNCSTTLGHALSYVFSNEGVPHGYSLSSCTTVAHKHNKSIFYDRFKEAMEKLGFDKLELKADVSEAADVVMTDRGHLDPNPIPISKEDVIKCLEDIKSGNL
- a CDS encoding LLM class flavin-dependent oxidoreductase; the protein is MASKKLKFGIQNGLNVARAGYTEDQILTACMLADKTGYDSIFYMDHTNVPQWKNATVLDPWVMLSAIAAVTNNVELGTCVTDAIRRHPSNIALAAITLDRVSKGRAILGIGAGEAQNLKEFCIPFEKPVSKWEEQIEVIHTLYNSTPDNTVDYTGKYYQLEGACLQAPPIRKPRPPTYMASGGKRTLELTGKLGDGWLPIGYTPELFEDHKKQIESSMDKNNRTQEEKDNFQMALDIDVYFSEDAEESWAKMKEAVKVSLFKPEVLRVHGLKEIEGFDFVKYFTEYSMSDQSWIVKMREAATKIPDKIARSSTAVGTPEDIIPTFERFMEAGVNHFVIRFWGKNYFGSIDKFASHVMPALREKAKQ